In Stomoxys calcitrans chromosome 2, idStoCalc2.1, whole genome shotgun sequence, the following proteins share a genomic window:
- the LOC131994780 gene encoding uncharacterized protein LOC131994780: MANMEKFVEAQKNLAESMVKIKNKLSEERLTRAGFDQLERNYHDSVKKLKSNHEVMMTIEPKSDDYFVKDFYGLMMNGLVKEVEEMIRSREVTVQKKSNNGSGAEGSNLGLQLERKEEFGSREEAAVGKAAMLQEKPSIRKYFFQKIERIEKRLESGEVDERDIEDSLRQLNGFYDKLLATNEIDEEVFEQYEEMTERLSIRRKVVGEQKMEKAEGKEIRSNIRLSEVRIPEFSGKIEDWESFHDLFKNLLHNSPHFSEVEKLYRLKAAIKGDAAQLIQHLKITDSNYEAAFELLKKRYENRRLMFTNLCDKILDQPVMNSDSAASIRRMLDTTKNCVMALRGMNVSTKDAEPFIARIIVRKFDKDGLRLYEQQVRKPREIQTLDDVLEFLQQQYLALEAAGEQEVNVKRIYGNKNNMSTKFCYFCEKSGHGVIECRKMLAMTPAERKPAVSAKKICFVCLLHRTDRKCNSVVRCNKCGGNHHHYLHNGDQRSVNQQVNPTSSMVIERKQQQVLLATALVKVRAATGEFELLRAMIDQGSQITSISEEASQILGLPRIKEKTEIHGLGGTLVGVSKYKVDLVIKPRFLSKHVFNSQAMVLPTIMSQQPGKSFDIDMKQWRNCMLADPFFNKSDRIDLIIGGDIYADIMEKGQKRVSGPFSQQTKLGWIVSGALSNGISKVEKVQVAATNLERFWEVEEVEAEDQCTNDDQWCMQNFEKSTVIRDDGRLMVSLPFKADMELGESKPQAMARFLNGEKKLEKYPSLKAEYITFMREYRELGHMVQVPMEMKGKYYLPHQAVIREDSRTTKVRVVFDASAKTSNQRSLNDIMHTGPKLQRDIFDIMLKWRLWKYVLTGDVEKMYRQIVVRPEDQEYQYILWRENRAEPIKQYRLTTVTYGTSAAPFLAVRSLFMIGDYCKEEMVKNIIKEDFYMDDLMTGADTVKGSQHILQSVAQQLQKFNFHLRKWISNDPKITEIVENRGRNEVISIKDDESIKTLGVGWDPNMDHFRFNVSFSHPSQMTKRKVLSLVARIFDPLGWLSPITVVAKLIVQKLWLLNIDWDETIPEEILTQWLEFANHLDSLHKIKIPRWLGTSTTTKFELHGFSDASEKAYSAVIFIKCEMRVTLLTAKSKVNPIKNKKTLPKLELCGAHLLARLLNRAEKIIGRETNVFAWTDSTITLGWIQNNRSKDKFIKNKVQDINVLVPTATWRYVGTKENPADIASRGIQPHRLMDYKLWWNGPEWLREPSSHWPELPQRTAVIASTMVTTEVNFLDDIMTRYSRFSKMRRVVAYVIRFIERTRNKIKISGGLAVHELIEAEEHILSRHQQVMFSKEIISLKRGSSIDRGSRIVGLHPFLDRRGILRVGGRLQNANMSFNQKHPIVLNKSNLTAAIVRSFHLATLHGGNRLTETSTKRKYWIIGLKAAIKKCIRSCPRCIRYKQETAKQIMGDLPDSRVTAMQPFLYTGVDYAGPIRMKCSRNRGQKCFKGYIAIFVCMSTKAIHLEAVSDLSTSAFLAALKRFFSRRGKSAKMYSDNGTNFVGAKNRLDAD, translated from the coding sequence TAACGGTTCAGAAGAAAAGCAACAATGGCAGTGGCGCAGAAGGAAGTAATCTGGGACTGCAGTTGGAGAGGAAAGAAGAGTTTGGGAGCAGGGAGGAAGCAGCAGTTGGAAAAGCGGCAATGCTACAGGAGAAGCCGTCaataaggaaatattttttccaaaaaatcgaaagaataGAGAAGAGATTGGAAAGTGGTGAAGTCGATGAGAGAGATATCGAAGATAGTTTGCGGCAGTTGAATGGATTTTATGACAAGTTGCTGGCAACGAATGAAATAGACGAGGAAGTCTTTGAACAATACGAGGAGATGACGGAAAGACTTAGTATTCGACGGAAAGTCGTTGGAGagcaaaaaatggagaaagcagAGGGAAAAGAAATCCGCAGCAACATCAGGTTAAGCGAAGTGAGGATACCCGAGTTCAGCGGCAAAATTGAGGACTGGGAGTCATTCCATgacttatttaaaaatttgctgCATAATTCGCCTCATTTTTCCGAAGTAGAGAAATTATACAGGCTGAAGGCAGCCATTAAAGGAGACGCAGCTCAACTAATTCAGCATTTAAAAATAACCGACTCCAATTATGAAGCTGCCTTTGAATTATTGAAGAAAAGGTACGAGAATAGGAGATTGATGTTCACGAATTTGTGTGATAAGATTCTGGACCAACCAGTAATGAATAGCGATTCAGCGGCAAGTATAAGACGCATGCTTGACACTACCAAAAACTGTGTAATGGCGTTGAGGGGCATGAATGTGTCTACAAAGGATGCTGAACCATTTATTGCCAGAATAATTGTGAGAAAGTTTGATAAGGATGGGTTGCGGCTATATGAGCAACAAGTAAGGAAGCCGAGAGAAATTCAAACTTTGGATgatgtcttagaatttttgcaACAACAATACCTTGCGTTGGAAGCGGCGGGAGAGCAGGAAGTGAACGTGAAGAGAatttatggaaacaaaaataatatgtcAACCAAATTTTGCTACTTTTGTGAGAAAAGTGGGCACGGGGTGATAGAATGCAGGAAGATGTTGGCAATGACACCGGCAGAGAGAAAGCCTGCGGTATctgcgaaaaaaatttgtttcgtttGTCTTTTACACAGGACAGACAGAAAATGCAATAGTGTTGTGCGCTGCAACAAATGTGGAGGTAATCACCATCATTATCTTCACAATGGTGACCAAAGAAGCGTTAATCAGCAAGTTAATCCCACATCATCTATGGTAATTgagagaaaacaacaacaagttttATTGGCAACAGCATTGGTAAAAGTACGGGCAGCGACGGGAGAATTTGAGTTGCTACGGGCAATGATAGATCAAGGGTCACAGATAACATCAATTTCGGAAGAAGCTTCGCAGATTTTGGGATTgccaaggataaaagaaaaaacggAAATACACGGCTTGGGTGGTACTTTGGTTGGTGTGTCGAAGTACAAAGTGGACTTAGTTATAAAGCCAAGATTTCTTAGCAAACATGTATTCAATTCACAGGCGATGGTACTACCTACGATAATGAGCCAGCAGCCAGGTAAATCCTTCGACATAGATATGAAGCAATGGCGAAACTGTATGTTGGCTGATCCATTCTTCAATAAATCCGATCGCATTGATCTAATAATCGGTGGAGACATTTACGCCGACATAATGGAAAAAGGGCAGAAGAGAGTAAGCGGTCCGTTCTCACAACAAACGAAACTTGGTTGGATAGTATCTGGAGCTCTATCCAATGGAATAAGCAAAGTGGAAAAAGTGCAGGTGGCTGCGACGAACCTTGAACGTTTTTGGGAAGTAGAGGAAGTGGAAGCAGAAGATCAGTGTACAAATGATGACCAGTGGTGCAtgcagaattttgaaaaatcgacCGTTATTCGAGATGATGGTCGATTGATGGTGTCATTACCTTTTAAGGCTGATATGGAACTAGGCGAATCCAAACCGCAAGCAATGGCCAGGTTTTTGAATGGTGAAAAGAAGTTGGAGAAATATCCATCACTAAAAGCTGAATATATAACCTTCATGCGAGAGTATCGGGAACTGGGTCATATGGTGCAAGTACCGATGGAGATGAAAGGAAAATATTACTTACCGCATCAAGCAGTGATCAGAGAAGATAGCCGAACAACGAAAGTGCGAGTGGTGTTTGATGCATCAGCGAAAACATCGAATCAAAGAAGTTTGAATGACATAATGCACACTGGACCTAAACTTCAACGCGATATATTTGATATAATGTTGAAATGGCGTTTATGGAAGTATGTATTGACAGGAGACGTGGAAAAGATGTATCGGCAGATTGTAGTGAGgccagaagatcaagaatatcaaTACATACTTTGGAGAGAGAACAGAGCGGAACCAATAAAGCAATATCGTTTAACAACAGTAACATATGGCACATCAGCGGCGCCGTTTCTGGCAGTAAGGTCACTGTTCATGATAGGTGATTACTGCAAAGAGGAGATGgtgaaaaatattataaaagaaGATTTTTATATGGATGACCTCATGACTGGAGCTGATACTGTAAAGGGAAGTCAACATATTCTGCAATCAGTGGCACAGCAGCTGCAGaagtttaattttcatttgagaaaATGGATTTCAAATGACCCTAAAATTACGGAAATTGTAGAAAATCGAGGACGCAATGAAGTTATATCGATTAAAGACGACGAGTCCATAAAAACCTTGGGTGTTGGGTGGGATCCCAATATGGACCACTTTCGATTCAACGTCAGCTTTAGTCATCCTTCACAAATGACAAAGAGAAAAGTACTGTCATTGGTAGCTAGAATTTTCGACCCATTGGGATGGTTATCACCAATAACGGTGGTAGCAAAATTGATCGTTCAGAAGCTGTGGCTGTTAAATATAGATTGGGATGAGACGATACCCGAGGAAATTTTGACGCAATGGCTAGAATTCGCAAATCATTTGGATTCtcttcataaaataaaaatccctAGATGGCTGGGTACATCGACAACTACAAAGTTCGAGCTTCATGGCTTTTCAGACGCGTCCGAGAAAGCATATTCCGCAGTAATATTCATTAAATGTGAAATGAGGGTGACTTTACTAACTGCCAAAAGTAAGGTCAAcccaatcaaaaataaaaagacgCTGCCAAAATTGGAGCTGTGTGGTGCACATCTGTTGGCGAGATTGTTGAATAGGGCAGAGAAAATCATAGGAAGAGAGACGAACGTGTTTGCATGGACTGATTCAACAATCACACTGGGGTGGATCCAAAATAATCGTAGCAAGGACAAATTCATAAAGAATAAGGTGCAGGATATAAATGTGCTTGTACCAACAGCAACATGGAGATATGTTGGCACAAAGGAAAATCCAGCAGATATTGCATCAAGAGGTATTCAACCACATCGGCTAATGGACTATAAGCTATGGTGGAATGGTCCTGAATGGTTGCGGGAGCCTTCAAGTCATTGGCCTGAACTACCACAGAGGACTGCAGTGATAGCATCGACGATGGTAACAACAGAAGTAAATTTTTTGGATGATATAATGACGAGATACTCCAGGTTTTCTAAAATGCGGCGTGTAGTGGCATACGTCATTCGATTTATTGAGAGGACAaggaataaaatcaaaatttctggTGGTTTAGCTGTGCATGAACTTATAGAAGCTGAAGAACATATACTATCACGTCATCAGCAAGTTatgttttctaaagaaattataTCTTTAAAAAGAGGATCTTCAATTGATCGAGGCAGCCGTATAGTGGGACTACATCCTTTCTTAGACAGAAGAGGCATACTTCGAGTTGGCGGTCGActgcaaaatgcaaatatgtCCTTCAATCAAAAACATCCAATTGTATTGAATAAATCGAATCTGACAGCCGCAATAGTGCGATCGTTTCATCTGGCAACTTTACATGGAGGAAACAGATTGACTGAAACATCCACAAAACGCAAATATTGGATTATTGGCTTGAAAGCAGCGATAAAAAAGTGTATACGATCGTGTCCAAGATGTATACGGTACAAACAAGAGACAGCGAAGCAGATAATGGGTGACTTGCCAGATTCGAGGGTTACAGCGATGCAACCTTTCTTATATACAGGAGTGGACTACGCTGGACCTATAAGGATGAAGTGCTCCAGAAACAGAGGACAAAAGTGTTTTAAAGGATACATTGCTATATTTGTCTGCATGTCAACAAAAGCAATTCATCTGGAAGCTGTGAGCGATTTGTCCACATCAGCATTTTTGGCAGCCTTGAAACGGTTCTTTTCCAGAAGAGGAAAGAGTGCTAAAATGTACAGCGACAATGGGACAAATTTTGTTGGAGCGAAAAATAGACTTGATGCGGACTAA